The Etheostoma spectabile isolate EspeVRDwgs_2016 chromosome 1, UIUC_Espe_1.0, whole genome shotgun sequence genome has a segment encoding these proteins:
- the LOC116689116 gene encoding synapse-associated protein 1 isoform X2: protein MFKSFGTWLGYEDQTYTKKSEDTEKLSVEQEERVVEAQNEVNQQQPADQDGEPEANQEENPELGKGLGDYIFSFATSATKKISDSMVETAQSIKKTVEEGKIDGIIDKTFLGDFQKEQEKFVQEKKAKKSEAAVPPWVGYNEEETIQQQILALSADKRNFLRDPPAGVQFHFDMEQMYPLAAVMLEEDQLLNCMRFDLVPKHVKEEVFWRNYFYRVSLVKQSAQLTALAAQQQQKDGEDRAASVSPEDVVLTDVRPKTPPVSISDIQEPRQEEEEEMSTSPGVSEFVSDAFDSTGIDQEDLRKEMEQLVLDKKKSAPSPDDESADWEKELQQELQEYEVVSGSDNKDDQWDQEIEKMLQADDS from the exons ATGTTCAAAAGCTTCGGTACGTGGTTGGGTTATGAGGACCAGACGTACACGAAGAAGTCGGAGGACACAGAAAAGCTGAGTGTGGAGCAGGAAGAAAGGGTCGTGGAAGCACAAAACGAGGTAAACCAACAACAACCAGCTGACCAGGATGGAGAACCAGAGGCCAACCAAGAAGAAAACCCTGAGCTCGGCAAAGGACTCGGGG ATTACATCTTCAGTTTTGCCACCAGTGCCACGAAGAAGATCTCTGATTCGATGGTAGAGACGGCGCAGAGCATCAAGAAGACTGTGGAAGAAGGGAAGATCGACGGCATCATAGACAAG ACTTTCCTAGGAGACTTTCAAAAGGAGCAAGAGAAGTTTGTCCAAGAGAAGAAGGCAAAAAAATCAG aagCGGCGGTGCCTCCCTGGGTCGGCTACAACGAGGAGGAGACGATTCAGCAGCAGATCCTTGCTCTGTCCGCC GACAAGAGAAACTTCTTGCGAGACCCCCCCGCTGGTGTTCAGTTCCACTTCGACATGGAGCAGATGTATCCTCTGGCTGCAGTGATGCTGGAGGAAGACCAGCTCCTCAACTGCATGCGCTTTGACCTGGTCCCCAAACA TGTGAAGGAGGAGGTGTTCTGGAGGAATTATTTCTACCGGGTGTCTCTGGTGAAGCAGTCGGCCCAGCTGACGGCGCTGGCggcccagcagcagcagaaggacGGCGAGGACAGAGCGGCCAGCGTTTCCCCCGAGGACGTCGTTCTAACAG atGTCAGACCAAAAACACCACCAGTTTCCATCAGCGACATACAGGAG ccccgtcaggaggaggaggaggagatgtcGACCAGCCCCGGAGTGTCGGAGTTTGTGAGTGATGCTTTCGACTCGACAGGCATTGACCAGGAGGACCTGAGGAAAGAGATGGAGCAGCTGGTGCTGGATAAGAAGAAGAGCGCCCCTTCTCCTGATG ACGAGTCCGCCGACTGggagaaggagctgcagcaggagCTCCAGGAGTACGAGGTGGTGAGCGGCTCCGACAACAAAGACGACCAATGGGACCAGGAGATCGAGAAGATGCTCCAAGCCGACGACAGCTAG
- the LOC116689116 gene encoding synapse-associated protein 1 isoform X1 codes for MFKSFGTWLGYEDQTYTKKSEDTEKLSVEQEERVVEAQNEVNQQQPADQDGEPEANQEENPELGKGLGDYIFSFATSATKKISDSMVETAQSIKKTVEEGKIDGIIDKTFLGDFQKEQEKFVQEKKAKKSEAAVPPWVGYNEEETIQQQILALSADKRNFLRDPPAGVQFHFDMEQMYPLAAVMLEEDQLLNCMRFDLVPKHVKEEVFWRNYFYRVSLVKQSAQLTALAAQQQQKDGEDRAASVSPEDVVLTDNVRPKTPPVSISDIQEPRQEEEEEMSTSPGVSEFVSDAFDSTGIDQEDLRKEMEQLVLDKKKSAPSPDDESADWEKELQQELQEYEVVSGSDNKDDQWDQEIEKMLQADDS; via the exons ATGTTCAAAAGCTTCGGTACGTGGTTGGGTTATGAGGACCAGACGTACACGAAGAAGTCGGAGGACACAGAAAAGCTGAGTGTGGAGCAGGAAGAAAGGGTCGTGGAAGCACAAAACGAGGTAAACCAACAACAACCAGCTGACCAGGATGGAGAACCAGAGGCCAACCAAGAAGAAAACCCTGAGCTCGGCAAAGGACTCGGGG ATTACATCTTCAGTTTTGCCACCAGTGCCACGAAGAAGATCTCTGATTCGATGGTAGAGACGGCGCAGAGCATCAAGAAGACTGTGGAAGAAGGGAAGATCGACGGCATCATAGACAAG ACTTTCCTAGGAGACTTTCAAAAGGAGCAAGAGAAGTTTGTCCAAGAGAAGAAGGCAAAAAAATCAG aagCGGCGGTGCCTCCCTGGGTCGGCTACAACGAGGAGGAGACGATTCAGCAGCAGATCCTTGCTCTGTCCGCC GACAAGAGAAACTTCTTGCGAGACCCCCCCGCTGGTGTTCAGTTCCACTTCGACATGGAGCAGATGTATCCTCTGGCTGCAGTGATGCTGGAGGAAGACCAGCTCCTCAACTGCATGCGCTTTGACCTGGTCCCCAAACA TGTGAAGGAGGAGGTGTTCTGGAGGAATTATTTCTACCGGGTGTCTCTGGTGAAGCAGTCGGCCCAGCTGACGGCGCTGGCggcccagcagcagcagaaggacGGCGAGGACAGAGCGGCCAGCGTTTCCCCCGAGGACGTCGTTCTAACAG ataatGTCAGACCAAAAACACCACCAGTTTCCATCAGCGACATACAGGAG ccccgtcaggaggaggaggaggagatgtcGACCAGCCCCGGAGTGTCGGAGTTTGTGAGTGATGCTTTCGACTCGACAGGCATTGACCAGGAGGACCTGAGGAAAGAGATGGAGCAGCTGGTGCTGGATAAGAAGAAGAGCGCCCCTTCTCCTGATG ACGAGTCCGCCGACTGggagaaggagctgcagcaggagCTCCAGGAGTACGAGGTGGTGAGCGGCTCCGACAACAAAGACGACCAATGGGACCAGGAGATCGAGAAGATGCTCCAAGCCGACGACAGCTAG
- the phospho2 gene encoding pyridoxal phosphate phosphatase PHOSPHO2: MKTLMVFDFDHTVIDDNSDTWVIRCLPGQTLPDSVKNSYRKGHWTEFMGRVMNYIGEQQISPDRVRSVMETIPFTAGMTDLLTFISEHKSTIDCIVISDSNTMFIDWILHASGFKAAVDQVFTNPARFNELGYMEVRCHHSHDCDRCPVNLCKRRVLERYLSEQADGGVEYERVFYAGDGGNDLCPTSCLRGRDVVMPRKGYTLEKLLARLEQREDNASLRAKVVSWSSGTDILEELKASMQP, from the exons ATGAAGACTCTGATGGTGTTTGACTTTGACCACACTGTGATCGACGACAACAGTGACACTTGGGTGATtag ATGCCTTCCAGGTCAGACTCTTCCCGACTCGGTGAAGAATTCCTACAGGAAAGGCCACTGGACGGAGTTCATGGGCCGAGTCATGAACTATATAG GAGAACAGCAGATCAGCCCAGACAGGGTCCGCAGTGTGATGGAGACCATCCCCTTCACAGCTGGGATGACGGACTTGCTGACGTTCATATCGGAGCATAAAAGCACCATTGACTGCATAGTCATCTCTGACTCCAACACCATGTTCATAGACTGGATCCTCCACGCATCTGGGTTCAAGGCGGCTGTGGATCAGGTTTTCACCAACCCGGCCAGGTTCAATGAGCTCGGGTACATGGAGGTGCGGTGCCACCACTCTCACGACTGCGACCGATGCCCCGTCAACCTCTGTAAGAGGAGAGTCCTGGAGCGGTATCTGTCAGAGCAGGCGGACGGAGGCGTGGAGTACGAGCGGGTGTTCTACGCGGGGGATGGCGGGAACGATCTCTGCCCGACTTCCTGTCTGAGAGGGCGTGATGTTGTGATGCCCAGGAAGGGCTACACTCTGGAGAAACTGCTGGCCAGGCTGGAACAACGGGAAGATAACGCTTCTCTGCGAGCTAAAGTGGTTTCCTGGAGCAGTGGCACCGACATCCTCGAGGAACTGAAAGCTAGTATGCAGCCGTAG